Proteins from a single region of Kluyveromyces lactis strain NRRL Y-1140 chromosome C complete sequence:
- the YPT11 gene encoding Rab family GTPase YPT11 (similar to uniprot|P48559 Saccharomyces cerevisiae YNL304W YPT11 Rab-type small GTPase that interacts with the C-terminal tail domain of Myo2p to mediate distribution of mitochondria to daughter cells), translating into MTSRKRRSLIISAPSSPTIPEEPRFFSSAPPTASVGLGLSNGNPTGQQSRHSFLRINPNDARNISFDSLTDSSNIKLLLIGDAGVGKTAMILSYCNELPRISTKAFKKNIDNSPAGSNGFSKSELNRVKSIAKRKRYSLNDFENSPMADDSDFEINTTSTIGIDIKTNLVNIDNRFFRVIMWDTAGQERYRNAMISSLYKGSNGVILSYDICDFNSFLNCLNFWLVESIENIPNLSMTRFYLVGNKLDLYKERKVTHEDVLQFISRIEKDYNIKISGNFEVSCKWENVVERTFNIIIKDLVESGCYEDDRELRVISSDQSEDSESSLEDIPGTPRGVRQRLMKNKSKTVDLNKPLNNQNDDGSNPGSTSSCCT; encoded by the coding sequence ATGACTTCTCGTAAACGTCGCTCTCTAATAATCAGTGCGCCTTCATCACCGACAATTCCCGAAGAACCAAGGTTTTTCTCTTCAGCACCACCAACGGCTTCTGTGGGACTGGGGTTGAGCAATGGAAATCCTACCGGACAGCAATCTAGACATTCCTTTCTAAGGATCAATCCCAATGATGCTAGAAATATTTCCTTCGATTCTTTGACAGATTCATCTAATATCAAGCTATTACTTATAGGTGACGCCGGAGTGGGAAAAACGGCAATGATATTATCATATTGCAATGAACTACCTAGGATAAGTACAaaagctttcaaaaaaaatatcgACAACTCTCCTGCAGGAAGTAATGGCTTCTCGAAATCTGAACTAAATAGGGTTAAGAGTATTGCCAAACGGAAGAGGtactctttgaatgatttcgaaaattCCCCGATGGctgatgattctgattttgagATTAATACTACTTCGACCATTGGGATAGATATAAAGACAAATTTGGTGAATATAGACAATAGATTTTTCAGAGTTATTATGTGGGACACTGCTGGACAAGAGAGATATAGGAATGCtatgatttcttcattataTAAAGGATCTAATGGAGTGATTTTAAGTTATGATATATGTGACTTCAATAGTTTCCTGAATTGCTTGAACTTCTGGTTGGTTGAATCCATTGAGAATATTCCTAATTTGAGCATGACACGGTTTTATCTAGTGGGGAACAAACTCGATTTATATAAGGAAAGGAAAGTTACGCATGAAGACGTACTTCAGTTCATTTCCAGGATTGAGAAAGATTATAATATAAAAATATCAGGTAACTTTGAAGTTAGTTGTAAATGGGAGAATGTGGTAGAAAGGACattcaatattattattaaaGATTTGGTAGAAAGCGGGTGTTATGAGGATGACAGAGAGCTTAGAGTAATTTCATCAGACCAATCAGAAGATAGTGAAAGTAGTTTGGAGGATATTCCAGGCACTCCCCGTGGCGTGCGACAGAGATTAATGAAGAATAAATCCAAAACTGTGGATTTGAATAAACCATTGAATAACCAAAACGACGATGGTTCAAACCCAGGCTCCACGAGTTCCTGCTGCACTTAG
- the TRM11 gene encoding tRNA (guanine-N2-)-methyltransferase (similar to uniprot|Q12463 Saccharomyces cerevisiae YOL124C Putative S-adenosylmethionine-dependent methyltransferase of the seven beta-strand family) has protein sequence MARKRYLLFMVQVHLNFRLAELESLADLHGVDVDFSSYSVDSPFMIVTLENDKQASDWIRRSVLTRAIYEYWGEGNTYESLHKSVQAHPEFEQYKSANERKSFKFEFEKFGGNAKQDISTRVTTIESFQYLELKGPIKMKNPDEVFTVIEEYKAISENIGGEVPEKIYFGRLIQLSDRARGALEKYDLKKRPYKGTTSFEAELSLVSANIAQVKPAHIMYDPFVGTGSFLVAGGHYGALVLGSDIDGRMIRGKGQQTIKANFKYYKESIQFLDVMTMDFTHNALRKDFVIDTILCDPPYGIRESIKVLGAKDPERFAGKEDVEINGQKAYLLRDYIPTKKPYSLDSLLDDLLDYASQRLPINGRLAFWMPTANDENVATIIPLHSNLELKYNCVQDFNKWSRRLLVYINRGHEFNGPNNSGLSRTGNFRDRYFSGFN, from the coding sequence ATGGCTAGGAAGCGGTATCTTTTGTTTATGGTGCAGGTGCACTTAAATTTCCGTCTAGCAGAATTGGAATCACTAGCGGATCTGCATGGAGTTGATGTCGACTTTTCGAGTTATTCTGTCGATTCACCATTCATGATAGTTACCTTGGAAAATGATAAGCAAGCCAGTGATTGGATTAGGAGATCGGTGCTTACAAGAGCCATTTATGAGTACTGGGGTGAAGGTAATACTTATGAGTCGTTGCACAAGAGTGTCCAAGCTCATCCCGAGTTTGAACAGTATAAGAGCgcaaatgaaagaaagagtttcaagtttgaatttgaaaagtttggTGGTAACGCGAAACAGGATATTTCTACGAGAGTGACAACCATTGAATCTTTCCAGTACCTTGAGTTGAAGGGACCcatcaaaatgaaaaatccGGATGAAGTTTTTACGgttattgaagaatacaAAGCTATCAGCGAAAATATCGGGGGTGAGGTTCCAGAAAAGATCTATTTCGGAAGGTTAATTCAACTAAGCGATCGTGCACGGGGTGCACTAGAGAAGTATGACTTGAAAAAGAGACCTTACAAAGGAACCACATCATTTGAAGCTGAATTATCACTGGTAAGTGCAAATATTGCACAGGTAAAACCAGCACATATAATGTATGATCCATTCGTTGGTACTGGTTCATTCCTGGTGGCTGGTGGCCATTATGGTGCTCTTGTCTTAGGGTCTGATATTGATGGTAGGATGATCAGAGGGAAGGGACAACAAACTATCAAGGCAAATTTCAAGTATTATAAAGAGTCTATCCAATTCCTGGACGTCATGACAATGGATTTTACGCATAATGCATTGAGAAAGGACTTTGTCATTGATACGATCCTTTGTGATCCTCCATACGGTATTAGAGAATCGATTAAAGTTCTTGGAGCAAAGGATCCGGAGAGATTTGCTGGGAAAGAGGATGTGGAAATTAACGGTCAAAAAGCTTATCTACTTAGAGACTATATTCCAACTAAAAAACCGTACTCTTTAGATTCCCTATTAGACGATTTGTTGGATTACGCAAGTCAAAGACTCCCCATTAATGGTAGATTGGCTTTCTGGATGCCCACTGCCAATGACGAGAATGTTGCAACTATAATTCCTCTTCATTCGAATTTGGAACTGAAGTATAACTGTgttcaagatttcaataaatggTCTAGAAGATTATTGGTGTATATCAATAGAGGACACGAATTTAATGGACCCAACAATTCTGGTTTGAGTAGAACTGGTAATTTCAGAGATAGATACTTCAGCGGGttcaattga
- the HRP1 gene encoding Hrp1p (weakly similar to uniprot|Q99383 Saccharomyces cerevisiae YOL123W HRP1 Subunit of cleavage factor I a five-subunit complex required for the cleavage and polyadenylation of pre-mRNA 3' ends RRM-containing heteronuclear RNA binding protein and hnRNPA/B family member that binds to poly (A) signal sequences), with translation MSLSDDEDFNDIYGDENTAQTTVNNNESTSSTATSTDNQNNTQSNNNQNNVSNSSTDDHKDQASTTNKEANSSSTNTTAATSQLDQLAALQALSSNLSQLQQQVASSNNQPDSNLASNNDKAENNNKENYSASVPEMLQMPQMPQMPGMPDMSQLQQLQQTMSQLQQTASQHEPKAIKADLSRDINKMFIGGLNWETTEEGLRDYFSKYGAVAEVKIMKDTATGRSRGFGFLTFENASSVDEVVKTQHILDGKVIDPKRAIPREEQDKTGKIFVGGIGPDVRPKEFEEFFSQWGSIIDAQLMLDKDTGRSRGFGFITYDTPDAVDRVCQNKFIEFKGKQIEIKRAEPRQLQKQKQPQMTQPMGQNMSNPMQQYQMFQNPMMAGGFNPMMATGFNPQSMNEYYTKMQEYYQQMQQQTGIDYTQMFQQQMQQMQQMMGMMGGLPAGQQPSQSGAGSPPSHSSTPQHNDDSNGVTTIGSSNNGNRSNSGVESGDDSRYDNSSSRDDSRRSGHRAYDRNSDRSSYGSSNRDRDSCRGPSSNYRGGGGRDRDSRRGGNGYGGGSRDRRGYHPYAR, from the coding sequence ATGAGTTTATCagacgatgaagatttTAACGACATCTACGGTGATGAAAATACCGCTCAAACCACGGTGAACAATAACGAGTCGACTTCATCAACTGCAACATCTACAGATAATCAAAATAATACTCAAagtaataataatcaaAATAACGTTAGTAATAGCTCGACAGATGATCACAAAGATCAAGCTTCAACTACCAATAAAGAGGCTAATAGTAGTAGCACAAACACCACCGCGGCAACATCTCAATTAGATCAACTAGCAGCTTTACAGGCTTTGTCATCTAACCTGTCACAACTGCAACAGCAGGTTGcctcttcaaataatcaaCCAGATTCTAATCTTGCATCCAATAATGACAAGgctgaaaacaataacaagGAAAACTACAGTGCTTCCGTTCCTGAAATGCTGCAGATGCCTCAAATGCCACAGATGCCAGGTATGCCAGATATGTCACAGTTGCAACAATTGCAACAGACTATGTCTCAATTGCAACAAACTGCATCTCAGCATGAACCAAAGGCTATCAAAGCTGATTTGTCTCGTGACATTAACAAGATGTTCATTGGTGGTCTAAATTGGGAAACCACCGAAGAGGGTTTACGTGATTACTTCAGCAAATACGGTGCAGTCGCTGAAGTTAAGATTATGAAGGACACTGCTACCGGTAGGTCCAGAGGTTTTGGGTTCTTGACATTTGAAAACGCTTCTAGTGTCGATGAAGTCGTTAAAACACAACATATCTTAGACGGTAAGGTTATCGATCCAAAGAGAGCCATTCCAAGGGAAGAACAAGATAAGACTGGTAAAATTTTCGTTGGTGGTATTGGTCCAGACGTCAGAccaaaagaatttgaagaatttttcTCTCAATGGGGATCCATCATTGATGCCCAACTAATGTTAGACAAAGATACTGGTAGATCTAGAGGCTTTGGTTTCATTACTTATGATACACCAGATGCAGTTGACAGAGTTTGTCAAAACAAATTTATTGAGTTCAAGGGTAAACAAATAGAAATCAAGAGAGCTGAACCTAGACAATTACAAAAGCAAAAACAACCTCAAATGACTCAACCAATGGGACAAAATATGAGCAACCCAATGCAACAGTATCAGATGTTCCAAAATCCAATGATGGCAGGCGGTTTCAATCCTATGATGGCCACTGGTTTCAACCCTCAATCGATGAACGAATACTACACTAAGATGCAAGAGTATTATCAACAAATGCAACAACAAACTGGTATCGATTATACTCAAATGTTCCAACAGCAAATGCAACAAATGCAACAGATGATGGGTATGATGGGCGGTCTTCCTGCAGGCCAACAACCTTCTCAAAGTGGTGCAGGATCTCCACCAAGCCATTCATCCACCCCTCAACACAACGACGACAGTAATGGTGTCACTACTATTGGGAGCTCAAATAATGGCAACCGTAGTAACAGTGGAGTAGAATCTGGAGATGACTCAAGATACGATAATTCATCAAGCCGTGATGATTCTCGTCGTTCAGGACACAGAGCATACGATCGCAACTCTGATCGTAGCAGTTATGGCTCGTCTAACCGCGACCGTGACAGCTGTCGTGGCCCATCTTCAAACTATCGCGGAGGTGGTGGCCGTGATCGTGATTCCCGCCGTGGTGGTAATGGGTATGGCGGTGGAAGCAGAGATAGACGTGGATACCACCCATACGCCAGGTAA
- the ERV46 gene encoding retrograde cargo receptor ERV46 (similar to uniprot|P39727 Saccharomyces cerevisiae YAL042W ERV46 Protein localized to COPII-coated vesicles forms a complex with Erv41p involved in the membrane fusion stage of transport), with amino-acid sequence MKKSPLLSIDAFGKTEEDVRVRTRTGGLITVSCIIITMLLLVSEWKQFSTIVTRPDLVVDRDRHLKLDLNLDVTFPSMPCNVLNLDILDDSGEFQINLLDSGFTKIRISPEGKELSKEKFQVGDKSSKQSFNEEGYCGPCYGALDQSKNDELPQDQKVCCQTCDDVRAAYGQKGWAFKDGKGVEQCEREGYVESINARIHEGCRVQGRAQLNRIQGTIHFGPGSSMRNIRGHFHDTSLYDAYPHLNFNHIINTLTFGEKPKDGDSELIGSASISPLDSRQVFPDRDTHFHEFSYFCKIIPTRFEFLDGKKVETTQFSATYHDRPLRGGRDEDHPNTVHSKGGVPGVFFNFEMSPLKVINKEQHATSWSGFLLNCITSIGGVLAVGTVIDKITYRAQKSIWGKKSS; translated from the coding sequence atgaagaaatcgcCGTTACTTTCCATCGATGCTTTTGGTAAAACAGAGGAGGATGTCCGTGTCCGTACACGAACAGGTGGATTAATCACGGTGTCATGTATCATTATAACGATGTTGTTATTGGTGAGCGAATGGAAGCAATTCAGCACTATTGTCACTAGACCTGATCTCGTGGTTGATAGAGACCGTCATTTGAAGTTGGATCTCAACTTGGATGTGACATTTCCTTCGATGCCATGTAACGTATTAAATCTAGATATATTAGACGATTCTGGGGAATTTCAGATTAACCTATTAGATTCGGGATTCACGAAGATCAGAATTAGCCCAGAAGGGAAGGAACTCTCTAAGGAGAAGTTCCAAGTTGGTGACAAATCATCAAAGCAAAGCTTCAACGAAGAAGGATACTGTGGACCATGTTATGGTGCATTAGACCAATCAAAGAATGACGAGCTACCACAAGATCAAAAAGTATGCTGTCAAACTTGTGACGATGTGCGTGCAGCCTACGGACAAAAAGGATGGGCATTCAAGGATGGTAAAGGTGTGGAACAATGTGAACGTGAAGGATATGTTGAGAGCATCAATGCCAGAATACATGAAGGTTGTCGTGTTCAAGGACGTGCTCAATTAAACAGAATACAAGGTACCATCCACTTCGGTCCAGGTAGTTCAATGCGTAATATCCGTGGCCATTTCCACGACACTTCGCTATACGATGCATACCCACATTTGAACTTCAACCATATAATCAACACCTTGACGTTTGGAGAGAAACCCAAGGATGGAGACAGCGAATTGATCGGTTCTgcttcaatttcaccatTAGACAGCCGCCAAGTGTTCCCAGACCGCGACACACACTTCCATGAGTTCTCATACTTCTGCAAGATCATTCCTACCAGATTCGAATTCTTAGATGGTAAAAAAGTTGAAACTACTCAATTCAGCGCCACGTACCACGATAGGCCTCTAAGAGGGGGCAGGGACGAAGACCATCCAAACACTGTTCATTCTAAAGGAGGTGTCCCAGgtgttttcttcaattttgagATGTCGCCTTTAAAAGTCATAAATAAAGAACAGCATGCAACATCATGGTCtggtttccttttgaaTTGTATCACAAGTATTGGTGGTGTCTTGGCAGTTGGTACTGTCATTGACAAAATCACATACAGAGCACAAAAATCTATTTGGGGTAAGAAGAGCTCTTAA
- the CDC24 gene encoding Rho family guanine nucleotide exchange factor CDC24 (similar to uniprot|P11433 Saccharomyces cerevisiae YAL041W CDC24 Guanine nucleotide exchange factor (GEF or GDP-release factor) for Cdc42p required for polarity establishment and maintenance and mutants have morphological defects in bud formation and shmooing), with protein MAVNPSVSNVSLTSVRSNSTHLLMNKKVTAQESLYHMCLMIKKRLEFLPQLQPYLNLAHSSSEILAEHQALLLSQKQQSQQQHRQRGSHYEGSSAQSTNGRLSSSSTLHRDSSFSATSFGEDSEHSQSFNMEDTLLTFSVGITPISVDCDPVTQLSKLFQQGSPLCIIFNAVRPQSKLTVVSSDDIKICKKSIYDFILGLKQHFAFNDEELFTISDVFSNSTDHFLKVLDVVNTLLNAAPEVFPQIDMSTQLESQRLAKPQTEYDKIVKEFIETERKYVHDLEVLNKYRKQLLDNQIINSEELYMLFPNLNDIIDFQRRFLVSLEVNGQVPSQKQRIGALFMHSKYFFKLYEPWSIGQNAAIDFISSSFNKMNPNSTNFVIGNKMELQSFLLKPVQRLCRYPLLLKDLLQHAESDSKELEIALGIAKSIARNINENQRRTENYEVVKRLYGRVVNWKGYRIAKFGELLYFDRISISTSNSNEPEKDFEVYLFEKIILLFSEVSQKKGSSISLKKKSNSSSVLHLSNSSNTNMNDFTKNTGKLDLRGRIMIVNLTQVAPIDNYSLNIIWESAKEKGNFILKFKNEETRNNWESCLHQLLRQIRSESYKSVNTNSDMSSFSSPVQYSHNSVASIGSTLTRQISEVLPKSHMSNARQSFASEYRSISESYKNSIPDTMLLLRVSFNNDFYTVLVSLDCSAEDLLLAIKRKLAHLGVITKVKYQDEDGDFVMLESDDDWYVVKDMLKESNERLLNVWAYTN; from the coding sequence ATGGCGGTAAATCCATCAGTATCCAATGTTTCGCTGACGAGTGTGCGTTCAAATAGCACACATTTATTAATGAACAAAAAGGTGACAGCACAGGAGTCATTATATCATATGTGTTTAATgatcaagaagagattAGAGTTTCTGCCACAGCTCCAACCATATTTGAATTTAGCGCATTCGAGTTCAGAGATTCTAGCAGAACACCAAGCCCTGCTTTTATCGCAGAAACAGCAGTCACAGCAGCAACATCGGCAGCGAGGTTCGCATTACGAAGGTAGTAGTGCACAAAGTACAAATGGTAGACTTTCCTCCTCAAGTACTCTTCATAGGGACTCTAGTTTCTCGGCTACGAGTTTTGGAGAGGACTCTGAGCATTCTCAGTCCTTTAATATGGAGGACACTTTACTGACTTTTTCTGTTGGTATTACGCCTATATCTGTCGATTGTGACCCTGTAACGCAACTTTCTAAACTATTTCAACAGGGTTCGCCACTTTGTATTATATTCAATGCCGTAAGACCTCAATCTAAGCTAACGGTGGTCTCGTCAGATGATATTAAGATTTGTAAAAAATCTATCTACGACTTCATTCTTGGTCTGAAACAACATTTTGCATTTAATGACGAAGAACTGTTCACCATTTCTGACgttttttcaaattcgacagatcatttcttgaaagttttGGACGTTGTGAATACGTTGCTGAATGCTGCACCTGAAGTATTCCCACAAATTGATATGAGCACACAGTTGGAATCTCAACGTCTTGCGAAACCACAGACAGAATATGATAAAATtgtcaaagaattcatcgAGACTGAGAGAAAGTACGTGCATGATCTAGAAGTTCTGAATAAGTATAGGAAGCAACTTTTAGACAACCAAATTATCAACTCGGAAGAACTGTACATGCTGTTCCCCAATTTGAATGACATAATCGATTTCCAAAGACGGTTTTTAGTGTCATTAGAAGTCAACGGTCAAGTTCCATCtcaaaaacaaagaatCGGGGCCTTATTCATGCAttccaaatatttcttcaagcTATATGAACCTTGGTCCATAGGTCAAAATGCAGCGATTGATTTCATTTCGTCTAGtttcaacaaaatgaaCCCAAATAGCACTAATTTTGTCATCGGTAATAAAATGGAACTGCAATCATTCCTTCTCAAACCAGTCCAAAGATTGTGTAGATACCCATTACTTCTCAAAGATCTTTTACAACACGCAGAAAGTGATTCTAAAGAATTGGAGATTGCCTTGGGTATTGCCAAATCCATTGCAAGGAATATTAACGAAAATCAAAGGAGAACAGAAAATTACGAGGTTGTCAAACGTCTCTATGGTCGTGTGGTAAATTGGAAGGGTTACCGCATCGCTAAGTTTGGTGAGTTATTGTACTTTGAtagaatatcaatatcaacgAGCAATTCCAATGAGCCAGAaaaagattttgaagtgTATCTATTCGAAAAAATCATACTATTATTCAGTGAGGTAAGCCAGAAGAAAGGAAGCTCAATAAGtttaaaaaagaaatcgaattcatcatctgttcttcatctttcaaactCTTCGAACACTAACATGAATGATTTCACGAAGAACACTGGGAAACTGGATTTAAGAGGTCGAATTATGATAGTTAACCTGACTCAAGTCGCTCCGATTGATAACTATTCCCTGAACATTATTTGGGAATCAGCCAAGGAAAAGGGGAACTTCATActaaaattcaaaaatgaagaaaccCGCAACAACTGGGAAAGCTGCCTTCATCAGCTTCTTCGTCAAATTCGCAGCGAGTCCTATAAAAGTGTCAATACGAATAGCGATATGTCGTCATTCTCCTCACCAGTCCAATATTCTCACAACAGTGTTGCCTCCATTGGTAGCACTCTGACCAGACAAATCTCAGAAGTCCTTCCCAAAAGCCATATGTCCAATGCCCGTCAGTCATTTGCAAGCGAATACAGATCTATATCCGAAAGTTACAAAAATTCAATCCCTGACACTATGCTTCTACTGAGGGTCTCATTCAACAACGATTTTTACACAGTCTTAGTATCCTTAGACTGTTCTGCGGAAGATCTGTTGCTTGCGattaaaaggaaattgGCACATTTAGGAGTAATCACGAAGGTAAAATACcaggatgaagatggtgaTTTTGTGATGTTGGaaagtgatgatgattgGTATGTTGTAAAAGATATGCTGAAAGAGAGTAATGAAAGACTATTGAACGTTTGGGCTTATACAAACTGA
- the CIR2 gene encoding electron-transferring-flavoprotein dehydrogenase (similar to uniprot|Q08822 Saccharomyces cerevisiae YOR356W Hypothetical ORF) — translation MLYRQVLKRPATVQKYVSPVVSNGLVRYFASTPQKLQLHLQYFGNSAKRLHVITRSFSTTSRKWQSVEIPFQKMTEDQQEALTTERPVDKVDLCIVGGGPAGLAAAIKFKQLDNEHGNGELRVVVLEKAPDMGSHIVSGVILEPRALRELFPESEYYDEDGNGIPLPPELVTKVEQEELKYLVGNIALPVPEPPQMMNINKNYIASLSQVVRYLAEQAEELGVEVFPGISVSEVIYGDDGESVIGVATKDMGISKTGEPKETFERGMEFHARQTMFAEGCHGSLSKELIKKFKLRHERDNQTYGLGIKEVWEVKPENFNKGFVAHTMGYPLTNDVYGGGFLYHFGEGLVTVGLVVGLDYKNPYVSPYQEFQKMKLHPYYKKILSGGTCIGYAARALNEGGLQSVPKLNFPGGCLIGASAGFMNVPKIKGTHTAMKSGMLAAEKSFEEIIKLPTLEELEASETEKLVAHPINLESYETAFKESWIYEELYEVRNIRPSFGATPLGGFGGMAYSGVDSYILKGRVPWTFHHHASDAAITASADKYKPIDYPKPDGKITFDILTSVSRTGTYHDDDEKCHLRVPEQDMEKHTSIAYPKWKGIESRFCPAGVYEYVEDETSPLGVKFQINSQNCIHCKTCDIKVPTQDINWEVPEGGDGPKYTLT, via the coding sequence ATGTTATACAGACAGGTTTTGAAAAGGCCGGCCACGGTGCAAAAGTACGTCAGTCCAGTCGTCTCTAATGGACTTGTCAGATACTTTGCATCTACTCCCCAGAAGCTACAATTGCACTTGCAATATTTCGGTAACAGTGCGAAGCGGTTGCATGTTATAACTCGATCATTTTCAACTACTTCTCGTAAATGGCAGTCTGTAGAGATACCATTTCAGAAAATGACAGAGGACCAGCAAGAGGCTTTGACAACTGAAAGACCAGTAGATAAGGTAGATTTATGCATTGTAGGTGGTGGGCCGGCAGGGTTAGCTGCTGCCATTAAGTTCAAACAACTAGACAATGAACATGGTAACGGAGAATTGCGTGTTGTCGTCTTAGAGAAGGCTCCGGATATGGGCTCACACATTGTTTCCGGTGTTATCTTAGAACCAAGGGCATTAAGGGAGTTGTTTCCTGAAAGCGAATATTACGACGAGGATGGTAATGGGATTCCTCTTCCTCCAGAGCTAGTTACCAAGGTAGAACAGGAGGAGCTGAAATATTTGGTCGGGAATATCGCGTTACCGGTCCCAGAGCCTCCACAGATGATGAACATAAACAAGAACTACATAGCATCTTTATCACAAGTGGTTAGGTACTTGGCAGAACAAGCCGAAGAGTTAGGAGTTGAAGTATTTCCTGGTATCTCTGTCTCCGAGGTGATTTATGGTGACGATGGTGAATCCGTTATCGGTGTTGCAACTAAAGATATGGGTATATCGAAGACCGGTGAACCCAAGGAAACATTCGAAAGAGGAATGGAATTCCATGCTAGACAAACGATGTTTGCCGAAGGTTGCCACGGTTCCTTGTCAAAAGAACTAATAAAGAAGTTCAAGTTAAGACATGAAAGAGACAATCAAACATACGGTTTAGGAATCAAAGAAGTGTGGGAAGTAAAACCTGAAAACTTCAATAAGGGCTTTGTTGCACATACTATGGGATATCCTTTAACTAATGACGTGTATGGAGGTGGCTTTCTGTACCACTTTGGTGAGGGTTTAGTAACAGTAGGTTTAGTCGTGGGTTTAGATTACAAGAATCCATACGTGTCACCATACCAGGAATTCCAAAAAATGAAACTGCATCCTTATTACAAAAAAATCCTTTCTGGAGGTACCTGCATAGGTTATGCAGCTAGAGCTCTAAATGAAGGTGGTCTCCAATCAGTTCCTAAATTGAACTTCCCTGGTGGATGTTTGATCGGTGCTTCAGCAGGTTTCATGAACGTTCCTAAAATCAAAGGTACACATACTGCAATGAAGAGTGGTATGCTAGCAGCAGAAAAGTCCTTCGAAGAGATCATAAAGTTGCCAACCTTGGAAGAATTAGAAGCGagtgaaactgaaaaaCTTGTCGCACATCCAATTAACCTAGAGTCTTACGAGACCGCATTCAAAGAGTCATGGATATATGAAGAGCTTTATGAAGTGCGTAATATTAGGCCTTCATTCGGAGCAACACCACTAGGGGGTTTCGGTGGTATGGCATACTCAGGTGTTGATTCTTACATACTCAAAGGCAGAGTTCCATGGACGTTCCATCACCATGCATCAGATGCTGCTATAACAGCATCTGCAGATAAATACAAACCCATAGATTATCCAAAACCCGATGGAAAGATTACCTTTGATATCTTAACATCAGTATCAAGAACTGGAACGTATCacgatgatgacgaaaaATGCCATTTAAGAGTCCCTGAGCAAGATATGGAAAAACATACTAGTATTGCGTATCCAAAATGGAAGGGAATCGAATCAAGATTTTGTCCAGCTGGTGTTTATGAGTATGTTGAAGACGAAACCTCCCCATTGGGTGTGAAATTCCAGATTAACTCACAAAATTGTATTCATTGTAAAACCTGTGACATCAAGGTTCCAACTCAGGACATTAATTGGGAAGTTCCTGAGGGAGGTGATGGTCCAAAGTACACACTTACCTGA